A window of Daphnia pulicaria isolate SC F1-1A chromosome 10, SC_F0-13Bv2, whole genome shotgun sequence contains these coding sequences:
- the LOC124314862 gene encoding uncharacterized protein KIAA1143 homolog: MGPKRNQVSYIKPNEPAFLRRIKQQAGYKEGPDVDTKREQYQGDSDNDEYAEEKEDEKPIVVVLRSGDLTAEEATKEEVELKEKEERELIEKGKIVFKSQKKRTQISDEPDGSDIANVKKVKKEDSGSSTKSESSKDTAKKSSLLSFNDEDE, encoded by the exons ATGGGACCTAAAAGAAATCAGGTATCTTATATTAAACCGAATGAACCAGCTTTTCTAAGGCGTATAAAACAACAAGCCGGATACAAGGAAGGACCAGATGTTGACACAAAa agagaACAATATCAAGGTGACAGTGATAATGACGAATATGCAGAGGAGAAGGAGGATGAAAAGCCAATTGTGGTAGTTTTACGATCTGGTGACCTAACTGCCGAAGaagcaacaaaagaagaagttgagctaaaggaaaaagaagaaagagagctTATTGAAAAAGGCAAAATTGTCTTCAAGtcgcagaaaaaaagaactcagATTTCAGATGAGCCTGATGGTAGTGACATAGCGAATgtcaaaaaagtgaaaaaagaagattctGGCTCCAGCACCAAAAGCGAAAGTAGTAAAGATACTGCAAAAAAATCCAGTTTACTTTCTTTtaatgatgaagatgaatAG